The Streptomyces sp. NBC_01775 genome includes a region encoding these proteins:
- a CDS encoding RHS repeat-associated core domain-containing protein, which produces MHRAGRTTYLHDAVGRRTSTCRRLLNGHRHTWTYTWNAEDRLTHLRDPDGSAWTYTYDALGRRTTKTGPDDRTITFTWDGTRVTEQTTAEGHTTTWDYAPDTHRPLTQTDHAPLTRTSGTSLITKLTNLDTTPRFHAILTDLTGTPTELVTPDGTTTWRQRTTLWGTPLPSPDPLPSATTGTATCPLRFPGQYADPESGLHYNYFRYYDPETGRYLSQDPLGLIPGPNPATYVDNPHTVTDPLGLAPDGCRMAVASDFGVRRRAAVKPRRVFRGDTRSPDEVFSSGFSPRGTNEDIGKYALHDKPSNWVGTSKSSSQAGNFPQFARGRGTWVYEIRGNGYGVDVNRALGGATKSFIKGTGFPAEREVIFRGIDGSNIVRAERWQYGRPTGEVIENPRFTNE; this is translated from the coding sequence GTGCACCGCGCCGGTCGCACCACTTACCTCCACGACGCCGTCGGCCGCCGCACATCCACCTGCCGCCGCCTTCTCAACGGCCACCGCCACACCTGGACCTACACCTGGAACGCCGAGGACCGTCTCACCCACCTCCGGGATCCTGACGGCTCAGCGTGGACTTACACCTACGACGCCCTTGGCCGCCGCACGACCAAGACGGGTCCGGATGACAGGACCATCACCTTCACCTGGGACGGCACCCGCGTCACCGAACAGACCACAGCCGAAGGACACACCACCACCTGGGACTACGCCCCCGACACCCATCGTCCCCTCACCCAGACCGACCACGCTCCCCTCACCCGCACCTCCGGCACATCCCTCATCACCAAGCTCACTAACCTCGACACCACCCCCCGCTTCCACGCCATCCTCACCGACCTCACCGGCACCCCCACCGAACTGGTCACCCCCGACGGCACCACCACTTGGCGACAGCGCACCACTCTCTGGGGCACCCCGCTCCCATCACCGGACCCCCTGCCCTCGGCGACCACCGGCACCGCCACCTGCCCCCTCCGTTTCCCGGGCCAGTACGCCGACCCGGAATCCGGCCTCCATTACAACTACTTCCGGTACTACGATCCGGAGACCGGGCGATATCTGTCACAGGACCCGCTGGGACTGATACCGGGGCCGAACCCAGCTACGTATGTGGACAATCCGCACACAGTGACGGACCCCCTCGGCCTCGCGCCAGACGGCTGTCGAATGGCCGTAGCCTCAGATTTCGGAGTTCGCCGCAGGGCCGCAGTGAAGCCGCGACGTGTGTTCAGGGGCGATACCAGAAGTCCCGACGAGGTGTTTTCATCCGGGTTCTCCCCACGAGGAACGAATGAAGATATCGGCAAGTACGCTCTGCATGATAAGCCGTCAAATTGGGTGGGCACGAGTAAGAGTTCCAGCCAGGCCGGAAACTTTCCGCAGTTCGCCAGAGGACGTGGGACATGGGTCTACGAGATACGCGGAAATGGATACGGTGTCGACGTGAACCGCGCCCTTGGTGGGGCGACTAAGTCCTTCATTAAAGGAACTGGGTTCCCGGCTGAACGGGAAGTTATCTTCAGGGGGATTGATGGCAGTAATATTGTTCGAGCGGAGCGTTGGCAATACGGAAGACCTACCGGTGAAGTGATAGAGAATCCGAGGTTCACGAATGAATGA
- a CDS encoding PASTA domain-containing protein, producing MNQHPQHPYQQFQPPPQPPRRKHTGLKVTAAVFGVLVVIGGIASAVGEGDGSPKADKKPAASAKQKAKPEKPAADEKKETKKLPALTRKGLQSAQDEAQAAGFYTLTSHDALGRDRMQVFDRSWKVCSQKPAPGTHATDTEIDLGAVKTTEDCPAKDAGPVKTADGTMPNFMGKSVKAARSALDSSVSLDATDSTGQGRIVLMESNWEVCSQTPAAGTKLDGQPVTFKAVKFEENCA from the coding sequence GTGAACCAGCACCCGCAGCACCCGTACCAGCAATTCCAGCCGCCGCCCCAGCCGCCGAGGCGGAAGCACACCGGCCTCAAGGTCACCGCCGCCGTGTTCGGCGTCCTCGTTGTCATCGGCGGCATCGCCTCCGCTGTCGGCGAGGGCGATGGCAGCCCCAAGGCCGACAAGAAGCCCGCGGCGTCTGCCAAGCAGAAGGCCAAGCCCGAGAAGCCGGCCGCAGACGAAAAGAAGGAGACCAAGAAGCTCCCCGCCCTCACCCGCAAGGGCCTGCAATCCGCTCAGGACGAGGCCCAGGCAGCCGGGTTCTACACCCTCACCTCGCACGACGCGCTCGGCCGGGACCGCATGCAAGTGTTCGACCGTAGCTGGAAGGTGTGCTCCCAGAAGCCAGCACCCGGCACGCACGCCACCGACACCGAGATCGACCTCGGAGCCGTGAAGACCACCGAGGACTGCCCTGCCAAGGACGCCGGACCCGTCAAGACAGCCGACGGCACCATGCCGAACTTCATGGGCAAAAGCGTCAAGGCAGCCCGGAGCGCGCTCGACTCCTCGGTGAGCCTCGACGCCACCGATTCGACCGGGCAGGGCCGCATCGTGCTGATGGAATCGAACTGGGAAGTGTGCTCCCAGACCCCCGCGGCCGGCACGAAACTCGATGGCCAGCCTGTGACGTTCAAGGCCGTGAAGTTCGAGGAGAACTGCGCGTGA
- a CDS encoding YrhB domain-containing protein, with amino-acid sequence MLDKEAAISRAAEYLAAKSEEWGKGGEVRLSAESAFLDGEDLVVCYDTIAYLDHGDEMERLAGNNPIKVDLNTGECHFIPFVEALEYMNKGLI; translated from the coding sequence ATGCTGGACAAGGAAGCCGCCATTTCGCGAGCCGCCGAGTACCTTGCGGCGAAAAGCGAGGAATGGGGAAAAGGGGGTGAGGTCCGGCTCAGCGCGGAAAGCGCCTTTCTCGACGGTGAAGATCTTGTCGTGTGCTACGACACGATTGCATATCTTGATCACGGAGATGAAATGGAGCGCCTGGCGGGCAATAATCCAATCAAGGTGGATTTGAACACGGGAGAGTGTCACTTCATCCCTTTTGTTGAAGCATTGGAATACATGAACAAAGGGCTGATTTGA
- a CDS encoding putative T7SS-secreted protein, with protein MGWRDFVPDSIEDKGEDLVEDVGDGVEGFGNWSADRMDDVGWESGADWTRDNSRSAANAMGADTAEFQLDETDDPKKLIFGSSSKLRSTSGHLKDFKKAFDNVAKGLKGVSKGTLKGKAADAFWEKVGLEPAKWVKAANACEKAAGALEDFAGTVEWAQGQAREAAAKYKDDKKEAAQEQLDEARSQRNEAAGRAQTAVKAARDAAPPKPSYSAQASDGLTGLQLDATHLSGGVIKGVAGLNNFVRSVNPVDPYNLTHPAEYVTNLNSTVTGIARVANDPVGTGKQMWDTFKKDPAEGIGRLIPELLGTKGVGMATKAGRVGKLAKELSSGRRALRERGRGQAARSGDEIPTGRTDPVDLATGRMFLPQTDLSLPGALPLTFTRRVESGYGLGRWFGLSWASTVDQRLEIDPEGVIFVAEDGRLLSYPHPAPGLPTLPSAGSARMPLERTSDGGYTLTEPETGWVRHFAPSEGGTDSADDGTARIEQITDRNGHSITFEYDPDSGAPSRLVHSGGYVVKLTVEDDRVTALSLVRTDGIEERVLGYGYTDGYLTEVINSSGLPLRFEYDDEGRVISWTDTNDRRYDYVYDNLHRVIAEGGTAGHMQVRIDYDGHDTASGHRVTTLTSAAGHTTRTLFDEHGLMVGEIDPLGHRTTTERDAYNRPLSHTDALGHTTRFTYDAAGRLAAVVRPDGTTVTTARNEMGLPVTTTDPDGAVWRQEWDEHGNRTALTDPAGHTTRYAYDTRGHLALVTDPLGAVTRVRCDPAGLPVEITDPLGATTRYERDAFGRPVRETNPLGAEATLTWTAEGRLGSRAAPDGSTERWEWDGEGSCVRHVDAAGGETRYEYTHFDMLEARTGPDGVRYEFAYDAELRMTRVTNPQGLTWDYTYDSAGRLIAETDFDDRTQRYELDGVGSLVRRTTPLGEEIIYERDALGRTVRKDAAGAVTTYAYDPAGRLLEAVSPDAELRYQRDKLGRVKTELVNGRALTHAYDALGRRTRRVTPSGAVSTSAYDGVGNRTSLTASGHIVDFVHDVAGRETERRIGPEGLTLSQVWDPAGRLRTQSLGAQETIQSREYEYRADGYLTSMDDLLAGHSTFDLDAAGRVTAIHARGWTEQYAYDEAGNQTEATWPTTHASPEAIGPRTYEGTAIKSAGKVRYEHDDAGRITLRQKTRLSKKPDTWRYTWDTEDRLTQVVTPDGTIWRYEYDPLGRRTAKHRMAAEEKTETVTFTWDGPTLIEQTTDAPALPHPVTLTWDHKGFTPLTQTERITDESSQQEIDSRFYAIVSDLVGTPSELVDESGDIAWRTQSTLWGTTTWHASSTTYTPLRFPGQYHDPETGLHYNYFRYYDPETARYLSRDPLGLEAAANPVAFVDNPRAWTDTLGLAPCHSGGRAWWGPEGGTTLRGHDYFTPRTPALRDLVNPQGGTMNCGPVSSAVDSTMQGSPASALGADRPMTMPEMTEALGGNFQKQNGLSGVVEHMQRAGEGARGIVGAWPEKGIGHYFNVMNDRGSVVFLDGQIGHAHHVANWEHYWIMRTN; from the coding sequence ATGGGGTGGCGGGATTTCGTACCTGATTCCATCGAGGACAAGGGCGAGGACCTCGTCGAGGATGTCGGCGATGGTGTCGAGGGGTTCGGCAACTGGTCGGCCGACCGGATGGATGATGTCGGTTGGGAGAGCGGTGCGGACTGGACGCGGGACAATTCGCGTTCGGCGGCAAATGCGATGGGCGCCGATACCGCCGAGTTCCAATTGGATGAGACAGACGATCCGAAGAAACTCATCTTTGGCAGTTCCAGCAAGCTGCGTTCGACATCGGGCCATTTGAAGGATTTCAAGAAGGCGTTCGACAACGTCGCCAAGGGCCTCAAGGGGGTGTCGAAGGGGACGCTGAAGGGGAAGGCGGCGGACGCCTTCTGGGAGAAAGTCGGCTTGGAGCCGGCGAAGTGGGTCAAGGCCGCCAACGCGTGTGAGAAGGCCGCCGGGGCGCTGGAGGACTTCGCCGGAACGGTGGAGTGGGCCCAGGGCCAGGCGCGTGAGGCGGCGGCGAAGTACAAGGACGACAAGAAGGAAGCGGCCCAGGAGCAGCTGGATGAGGCCCGCTCTCAGCGCAACGAGGCGGCCGGGCGGGCGCAGACGGCGGTGAAGGCGGCCCGGGATGCGGCTCCGCCCAAGCCCTCCTACTCCGCACAGGCCAGTGACGGGCTGACCGGCCTGCAACTGGACGCCACCCACCTGAGCGGCGGCGTCATCAAGGGCGTCGCCGGGCTCAACAACTTCGTGCGCAGCGTCAACCCCGTCGATCCTTACAACCTCACCCACCCCGCCGAGTACGTCACCAACCTCAACTCCACCGTCACCGGCATAGCGAGGGTGGCCAACGACCCGGTCGGCACCGGCAAACAGATGTGGGACACCTTCAAAAAGGACCCCGCAGAAGGCATCGGCCGCCTCATCCCGGAGTTGCTGGGCACCAAGGGCGTCGGTATGGCCACGAAGGCCGGCCGGGTCGGGAAGCTGGCCAAAGAGCTGTCGAGTGGGCGCAGGGCGCTGAGGGAGAGGGGGCGGGGTCAGGCTGCCCGCAGTGGGGATGAGATCCCGACGGGCCGCACGGACCCGGTCGATCTGGCGACGGGGAGGATGTTCCTGCCCCAGACCGACCTGTCGCTCCCCGGCGCCCTCCCCCTGACGTTCACCCGCCGGGTCGAGTCCGGCTACGGGCTCGGCCGCTGGTTCGGCCTCTCCTGGGCCTCCACGGTTGACCAGCGCTTGGAGATCGACCCCGAAGGTGTGATCTTCGTCGCCGAGGACGGTCGCCTCCTCTCCTACCCGCATCCGGCCCCCGGCCTGCCCACCCTCCCCTCGGCAGGCTCGGCGCGCATGCCGCTGGAACGCACCTCCGACGGCGGATACACCCTGACGGAGCCGGAGACAGGGTGGGTACGGCACTTCGCCCCATCTGAAGGGGGAACGGACTCGGCGGACGACGGAACCGCCAGGATCGAGCAGATCACCGACCGCAACGGCCACAGCATCACCTTCGAATACGATCCCGACTCCGGCGCCCCGTCACGCCTGGTCCACAGCGGCGGCTACGTGGTGAAGCTGACGGTCGAGGACGACCGCGTCACCGCGCTGAGCCTGGTCCGGACCGACGGCATCGAGGAGCGAGTGCTGGGCTACGGCTACACCGACGGCTACCTGACCGAGGTGATCAACTCCTCCGGGCTGCCGCTGCGCTTCGAGTACGACGACGAGGGCCGGGTCATTTCCTGGACCGACACCAATGACCGGCGCTACGACTACGTCTACGACAACCTCCACCGCGTCATCGCCGAAGGCGGCACCGCAGGCCACATGCAGGTCCGCATCGACTACGACGGCCACGACACCGCGTCCGGCCACAGAGTCACCACGCTGACCAGCGCGGCCGGGCACACCACCCGCACCCTGTTCGACGAACACGGCCTGATGGTCGGCGAGATCGATCCCCTGGGCCACCGCACCACGACGGAACGGGACGCGTACAACCGTCCGCTGTCCCACACGGACGCCCTGGGCCACACGACGCGGTTCACCTACGACGCGGCGGGCCGCCTCGCGGCGGTTGTCCGCCCGGATGGCACAACGGTCACGACGGCCCGCAACGAAATGGGCCTGCCCGTTACGACGACGGACCCCGACGGAGCGGTCTGGCGCCAGGAGTGGGACGAGCACGGCAACCGCACCGCGCTGACCGACCCCGCAGGCCACACCACCCGCTACGCCTACGACACCCGGGGCCACCTCGCGTTGGTGACGGACCCCTTGGGCGCGGTAACGCGGGTGCGCTGCGACCCGGCGGGGCTCCCCGTCGAGATCACCGACCCCTTGGGTGCGACGACCCGCTACGAACGCGATGCGTTCGGCCGCCCCGTGCGAGAGACGAATCCCCTGGGCGCGGAGGCAACGCTGACCTGGACGGCCGAAGGCCGCCTGGGCAGCCGTGCTGCTCCTGACGGGTCGACGGAGCGGTGGGAGTGGGACGGGGAGGGCAGCTGCGTTCGGCACGTGGACGCGGCGGGCGGCGAGACGCGCTATGAGTACACGCACTTCGACATGCTGGAAGCCCGCACAGGCCCGGACGGTGTGCGTTACGAGTTCGCCTACGACGCCGAGCTGCGCATGACGCGGGTGACCAATCCGCAGGGGCTCACCTGGGACTACACCTACGACTCGGCCGGGCGCCTGATCGCGGAGACGGACTTCGACGACCGCACCCAGCGCTATGAACTGGACGGGGTGGGAAGCCTCGTCCGCCGGACGACGCCGTTGGGTGAGGAGATCATCTATGAGCGCGACGCGCTCGGCCGCACGGTGCGCAAGGACGCGGCAGGCGCGGTCACCACGTACGCGTACGACCCGGCAGGCCGCCTGCTGGAAGCGGTCAGCCCTGATGCGGAACTGCGCTACCAGCGCGACAAGCTCGGCCGCGTCAAGACCGAGCTTGTCAACGGCCGCGCGCTGACCCACGCCTACGACGCGCTGGGCCGCCGCACCCGTCGTGTCACACCGAGTGGTGCTGTCTCCACGAGCGCGTACGACGGGGTGGGCAACCGCACCTCGCTGACGGCATCGGGCCACATCGTGGACTTCGTCCACGATGTGGCAGGCCGTGAGACGGAGCGTCGAATAGGCCCCGAAGGCCTCACGCTGTCCCAAGTGTGGGACCCGGCGGGCCGCCTGCGAACGCAGTCCCTCGGCGCCCAGGAGACGATCCAGAGCCGGGAGTACGAATACCGCGCGGACGGCTACCTGACCAGCATGGACGACCTGCTGGCGGGACACAGCACCTTCGATCTGGACGCGGCCGGCCGGGTCACGGCGATACACGCCCGGGGCTGGACGGAACAGTACGCATACGATGAGGCGGGCAATCAGACGGAGGCGACATGGCCGACGACCCATGCGTCCCCGGAGGCGATCGGCCCCCGCACGTACGAGGGCACGGCAATCAAGTCGGCGGGCAAGGTCCGCTACGAACACGACGACGCGGGCCGCATCACCCTTCGCCAGAAGACCCGCCTGTCGAAAAAGCCGGACACGTGGCGCTACACCTGGGACACGGAGGACCGTCTCACTCAGGTCGTCACCCCGGACGGCACGATCTGGCGGTATGAGTACGACCCGCTGGGGCGCCGCACGGCCAAGCACCGCATGGCAGCGGAGGAGAAGACCGAGACCGTCACCTTCACCTGGGACGGCCCGACGCTCATCGAACAGACCACGGATGCGCCAGCGCTCCCGCACCCCGTAACCCTCACCTGGGACCACAAGGGGTTCACACCCCTGACCCAGACGGAACGCATCACTGACGAGTCGAGCCAGCAGGAAATAGACTCCCGCTTCTACGCGATCGTCAGCGATCTGGTGGGCACCCCGAGCGAACTGGTCGATGAATCCGGCGACATCGCCTGGCGAACCCAATCGACCCTTTGGGGTACCACAACCTGGCACGCATCCAGCACCACGTATACCCCCCTCCGATTCCCCGGCCAATACCACGACCCGGAAACGGGCCTGCACTACAATTACTTCCGTTATTATGACCCCGAAACAGCGCGGTACCTCAGCCGGGATCCGCTGGGCCTGGAAGCAGCAGCGAACCCAGTAGCCTTTGTGGACAACCCCCGGGCCTGGACTGACACGCTTGGCCTCGCCCCGTGCCACTCAGGCGGTAGAGCCTGGTGGGGGCCAGAGGGCGGCACAACCCTGAGAGGTCACGACTATTTCACCCCTCGGACTCCCGCACTGCGGGATTTGGTCAATCCTCAAGGTGGGACGATGAATTGCGGGCCAGTCTCATCGGCAGTCGACTCGACCATGCAGGGCAGCCCTGCTTCTGCTCTCGGAGCTGACAGGCCAATGACCATGCCAGAGATGACAGAGGCTCTCGGTGGAAACTTCCAGAAGCAAAACGGCCTGTCCGGGGTAGTTGAACACATGCAGCGAGCGGGGGAGGGCGCACGAGGGATTGTCGGCGCATGGCCGGAAAAGGGGATAGGGCACTATTTCAATGTCATGAACGACCGCGGTAGCGTAGTATTTCTTGACGGGCAAATAGGGCATGCTCACCATGTCGCAAACTGGGAACATTACTGGATCATGAGGACGAACTGA
- a CDS encoding PE-PGRS family protein gives MNVEESWAYRAAPKDLGAEVRRVEIVRVSGSGRSDRVHIRFVDGDEAGLQEWVAMGCLLAPWEDVEAFRADDQAELALADVSREVRGSVEFEAARMVLGFVRPKSRLRLRRTVADAGVLDLGPVKDAARIVGMEPDEFREDPMLHQDRDGRCLAGWPLTERIARNVAKHRADEILPEVDRKQQSIDEERTQPVWGSWRRDDRKLDADAAVLRTVREWCGEEKAERYDELVALREEVTRLGKVVERALEELRRRGHGVTRLHH, from the coding sequence ATGAATGTTGAAGAGAGCTGGGCCTACCGTGCGGCCCCGAAAGATCTGGGCGCTGAGGTTCGCCGAGTAGAGATCGTCCGGGTGAGCGGCTCGGGACGATCCGATCGAGTACATATCCGGTTCGTCGACGGAGACGAGGCCGGATTGCAGGAATGGGTGGCGATGGGCTGCCTGCTGGCGCCCTGGGAGGACGTGGAAGCGTTCCGCGCTGACGACCAAGCGGAGCTGGCTCTGGCTGACGTATCGAGAGAGGTGCGGGGCAGCGTCGAATTCGAAGCGGCGCGCATGGTCTTGGGATTCGTCCGGCCGAAGAGTCGGTTGCGCCTGCGCCGCACAGTGGCTGACGCGGGCGTGCTGGACCTCGGACCTGTTAAGGATGCGGCACGGATCGTCGGTATGGAGCCCGACGAATTCAGGGAGGACCCCATGCTGCACCAAGACCGCGATGGTCGGTGCCTGGCGGGCTGGCCACTTACTGAACGGATCGCCCGCAACGTCGCCAAGCACCGTGCCGACGAGATCCTTCCGGAAGTGGACCGAAAGCAGCAGTCCATCGACGAGGAACGTACCCAGCCTGTCTGGGGATCGTGGCGGCGGGACGACCGCAAGCTGGACGCGGATGCGGCCGTGCTGCGCACCGTTCGCGAGTGGTGCGGCGAGGAGAAGGCCGAGCGTTACGACGAGTTGGTGGCTCTCCGAGAGGAAGTAACGCGTCTGGGGAAAGTCGTCGAGCGTGCGCTGGAGGAACTGCGGCGCCGCGGACACGGGGTCACCCGCCTCCACCATTGA
- a CDS encoding PE-PGRS family protein: MHRWTPLNERQLASLRRIADGAEPVTSDSPALALTARALKDRGLIAMPKAGGGWRAEITDVGRFYLEHGHHPDKPAHASRRKTPATDEAVADRSPAPARDPSKPSDVQAKAAKSASRPPARPNLEIPGPALIEKVQKAGRFLRIPNPEAADRARYRRAFDAARQCAPPGYHLKYSGRTKGDFFLGLLRISGEDDTEWNRVRLQRSRVISDLDDVLAAVAADHSAFEITDDVLPRVQSLLRLLAEEAENRLGDLSVSKKRKQPRPLLTVHGRTYEVSFKERQKPVRYVPTQPGRRRTYDWQRVTPQHRFEPSGELELHISAHGYYGWKNDWGDTPKKPLESQIGSVFRTLKTRAEEEERARLAREAEQRRLREELARKEEERRRQEAEERERAQREWEAVVGTARVKAVEAAHAKHFGTAFDQWRTAGEMRTFCSALRDAADRTTDPDESNRLRQWLEWGQAEADRLDPTVSGQGLSTRDFHREPTGDELRPFLDGWHPDRPEKEKPRAETAPPKPDPAPWQGINDVPRDQGWRYGRQGRAQWWRRVTPCPRRRSSSSARSTTFPRRVTSSRRATNSS; the protein is encoded by the coding sequence ATGCATCGATGGACACCGCTCAACGAGCGTCAACTCGCTTCGCTCCGTCGCATCGCGGATGGGGCTGAGCCGGTCACCTCCGATTCCCCGGCCCTCGCCCTGACGGCACGCGCGTTGAAGGACCGGGGCCTGATCGCCATGCCGAAGGCAGGAGGCGGGTGGCGGGCCGAGATCACCGACGTCGGCCGCTTCTATCTAGAGCACGGACATCATCCGGACAAGCCCGCGCATGCGTCCAGGAGGAAGACGCCCGCCACCGACGAGGCGGTAGCCGATCGTAGTCCGGCGCCGGCTCGGGATCCGTCCAAGCCGAGTGACGTCCAGGCCAAGGCGGCCAAGTCCGCCTCCCGACCACCGGCCCGTCCCAACCTGGAGATCCCCGGGCCCGCTCTGATCGAGAAGGTCCAGAAGGCGGGCCGCTTCCTGCGCATCCCGAATCCGGAGGCCGCGGACCGGGCGCGCTACCGTCGCGCCTTCGACGCGGCCCGCCAGTGCGCTCCGCCCGGCTACCACTTGAAGTACAGCGGGAGGACCAAGGGCGACTTCTTCCTCGGCCTGCTGCGGATCTCGGGCGAGGACGACACGGAGTGGAACCGGGTCCGTCTCCAACGCAGTCGCGTGATCTCCGACCTCGACGACGTACTCGCAGCCGTCGCCGCAGACCACAGCGCCTTCGAGATCACGGACGACGTGCTGCCCCGCGTGCAGTCCCTGCTCCGTCTCCTGGCAGAGGAGGCCGAGAACCGTCTGGGTGACCTCTCGGTCTCCAAGAAGCGCAAGCAGCCGCGGCCCCTGCTCACCGTGCACGGCCGCACCTACGAGGTGTCCTTCAAGGAGCGGCAGAAGCCGGTGCGGTATGTGCCGACGCAGCCCGGGAGGAGGAGAACGTACGACTGGCAGCGCGTCACCCCGCAACACCGGTTCGAGCCATCGGGCGAGCTGGAACTGCACATCAGCGCGCACGGCTACTACGGCTGGAAGAACGACTGGGGAGACACGCCCAAGAAGCCCTTGGAGAGTCAGATCGGTTCGGTCTTCCGGACGCTGAAGACGCGTGCCGAGGAGGAGGAACGCGCACGGCTCGCGCGGGAGGCCGAGCAGCGACGGCTGCGGGAGGAGCTAGCGCGGAAGGAGGAAGAGCGCAGGCGCCAGGAGGCCGAGGAGCGGGAACGCGCCCAGCGGGAGTGGGAGGCAGTGGTCGGCACAGCGAGGGTGAAGGCCGTAGAAGCAGCGCATGCCAAGCACTTCGGGACAGCCTTCGACCAGTGGCGGACCGCCGGCGAGATGCGCACCTTCTGCTCCGCCCTCAGGGACGCCGCCGACCGCACCACCGATCCGGACGAAAGCAACCGGCTGCGTCAGTGGTTGGAATGGGGACAGGCGGAAGCCGACCGGCTCGACCCCACGGTAAGCGGCCAAGGGCTGAGCACGCGGGACTTCCATAGGGAGCCGACGGGCGATGAGCTGAGGCCCTTCCTGGACGGCTGGCATCCGGACCGCCCCGAGAAGGAGAAGCCGAGGGCTGAGACCGCCCCGCCGAAGCCAGATCCTGCGCCGTGGCAGGGGATCAACGACGTACCTCGGGATCAAGGCTGGAGATACGGACGCCAAGGTCGCGCTCAATGGTGGAGGCGGGTGACCCCGTGTCCGCGGCGCCGCAGTTCCTCCAGCGCACGCTCGACGACTTTCCCCAGACGCGTTACTTCCTCTCGGAGAGCCACCAACTCGTCGTAA